TACTACAGAAAAGGTGATGATGCAAAAATGAATCAATTTGTCGCAGATCTTAATGCAGGAAGAATTGGCGGAGTGATTTTTTATAACTGCAATCCTGTTTATGATTTTGCCAAAGGTGCTGAGATTGCTGAGGGATTGTCCAAGGTCAAGGTTTCTGTCGCCACAAACGGCACAATGGATGAGACAGCATCTTTAGTACAATATATCGCTCCGGATCATCATTATTTAGAGTCCTGGAATGATTTTAATCCTAAAAATGGAGAATATAGCTTGTCCCAACCGGTTATTTCACCTCTTTTTAGTACCAGACAGGCACAGGAATCTTTCTTGGTTTGGTCTGATTCAGGTGTAAACTACTATGACTCCTTACAGGAAAATTGGAAATCAACTTTATTTGCGTCTCAAACAGAAATAACCGGTTTCCAGGAGTTTTGGGATAGATCTCTTTTCAATGGAGTGTATTCTGTTCCTTCTGAATCTTCTGCTGTTGAAGGTTTTGCTGATATTTCAGTAGCAGCTTCGGCTGTTTCTAAAGCATATAAAGCATCAAGTGAGGGAGTCGAATTAAGTATTTATACCAAAGTCGGAATAGGAAATGGTACTTTCGCCAATAACCCTTGGCTTCAGGAAATGTCCGATCCTATCTCAAAGGCGACTTGGGATAACTACCTGACAGTATCACAAAAGTGGGCCAATGAAAACGGCTTGAAAATGGCCGAAGGTGCAACCAGAAAGGCAAAAATTACTGTGGGTGGAAAATCTCTGATTGTACCAATAATGGTGCAACCGGGACAGGCTTATGGAACTATAGGTTTAGCCCTTGGTTATGGCCGTGTCAAAGCCGGGAAAGTCGCCAATGGAGTTGGTGTAAATGCCTATGAGCTCTTGGACAGTACCAAAGGTTTTGTAAATTTTGATATTACGGAAGGTGTAAGTGTGGAGCTTTTGGCCGATACATATAAAATCGCTCAAACCCAGACCCATCAGACCTATATGGATAGAGAGTATGTCATTCAAGAGGCTACTCTTCCTGAATACAAGGAAAATGCATCTGCCGGAAGATACCATCCGAAAGTATATATGGAAGGTGAGTTTGTAAAACCTTCTAAAATATCTTTGTGGAAAGGGCATCAGTACAGCCAACACCATTGGGGTTTGGCAATTGATATGAATTCATGTATTGGTTGTGGAGCATGTACAGTTGCTTGCCAAGTAGAAAACAATGTGTCTGTTGTAGGTAAGCAAGAAGTTCTCAACAGAAGAGAAATGGCTTGGTTAAGGATAGACAGGTACTATAGTTCGCCTGAAGGTGCTTCAACTAATAAGGAATTGGAGACTGCTGCAGAGAATCCTGAGGTTACTTTCCAGCCTATGATGTGTCAGCACTGTAACAATGCGCCTTGTGAGACAGTTTGTCCGGTTGCTGCTACTACCCATTCTTCTGAAGGTCTAAATCAAATGACTTATAACAGATGTATTGGTACCAGATATTGTGCCAACAACTGTCCATATAAAGTAAGGAGATTCAATTGGTTCAAATATCATGATAACAAAGATTTTGCAACAGTCAATGTCGCACAGAATGATGATATGGGCAAAATGGTATTGAATCCTGATGTTACCGTAAGGGCCAGAGGGGTCATTGAAAAATGTTCAATGTGTGTTCAAAGAATCCAATCAGGAAAGCTTACTGCCAAAAGAGAAGGCAGAAAGGTTCAGGACGGTGAAATTACAACAGCCTGTGCTACCGCTTGTCCGACAGAAGCGATTGTTTTTGGGGATATGAATGATACCAATAGCAGAATCACAAAAATGCTTAAAATCCAGGAAGATACTACTTCAGCGATGAAAGAGGTGAATGAGGAAAGGGCATATCATGTGATTGAATACCTTAATGTAAGCCCGAATGTGTGGTATTTTACAAAAATCAGAAATAAGGATAAATCAGAAGCGTAATTAAATAATTTTATAAGATATGCAGGTTACTTCATCCGTACGCGAGCCGCTGATTACTGGCGGGAAAACCTTAAAAGACGTCACACACGATATTTCCAGACAAGTAGAAGGTAAACCAAGTATGTCTTGGTTGCTTGCCTTTCTTGTTTCAGTCGGTGCATTGGTGCTTGGCTTTTTAGCTTTGGCAGCCACACTCTGGGAAGGTATTGGTATGTGGGGTCTGAACAAAACTGTTGGTTGGGCTTGGGATATCACAAACTTTGTTTGGTGGGTTGGTATCGGTCACGCAGGTACATTGATCTCAGCTGTACTCTTACTGTTCAGACAAAAGTGGAGAATGGCGATTAACAGGGCAGCAGAGGCCATGACGATTTTCGCTGTAATCTGTGCGGCTATGTTCCCAATCATTCACATGGGACGTCCCTGGCTTGGCGCTTATTGGGCGCTTCCTCTTCCCAATACATTCGGTTCGTTATGGGTTAATTTCAACTCTCCTCTTTTGTGGGATGTTTTTGCCATTTCGACCTATTTCTCAGTTTCTCTGGTATTCTGGTATGTCAGCTTGGTTCCTGACTTTGCTACAATCAGAGACAGGGCAACTGGAATTCGTAAATCAATCTATGGTGCTTTGGCTCTTGGCTGGGATGGTGCCGCAAAAACTTGGAGCAGATTTGAAGCAGTTGCATTGATTCTAGCAGGTTTGGCTACACCTCTTGTGTTATCTGTACATACAATTGTATCTTTTGACTTTGCCACATCAGTTATTCCTGGTTGGCATACAACCATCTTTCCGCCCTACTTTGTTGCAGGAGCGATTTTCTCGGGTTTTGCAATGGTATTGACCCTGATGATTGTAACCAGAAAAGTTTTTCACCTGGAAGATTATATCACTATAGGGCATATCGAATTGATGAATATTGTAATTATCATCACGGGTTCTATTGTTGGTATCGCTTATATCACTGAGTTCTTCATGGCATGGTATTCAGGAGTGGCAGCTGAACAATATGCATTTGTCAATAGGATGTTCGGACCTTATTGGTGGGCATATTGGACCATGATGACATGTAATGTTATTTCGCCACAGCTTTTCTGGATCAAAAAAATCAGAACATCCATAGTAGCCACTTTCATACTTTCTTTGGTAGTAAACACAGGAATGTGGTTTGAAAGGTTTGTGATTATTGTAACCTCTTTACACAGGGATTTTCTCCCTTCCTCTTGGGCAATGTTTTATCCAACTTTGTCTGATGTTGGGGTTTACCTTTTCACCTTTGGTTTATTTTTCACCTTCTTCTTCCTTTTTGCGAAGTTTTTCCCGGTGATCAATATGTTTGAAGTAAAATCTATTTTAAAATCTTCCTCAAAAAAAATAAATAAATAAAAGCATGGAAAGAGATAAAAATTTTATCCTCGGAGTGTATGAAGATGAGGATGTTTTAATGGATGCGGTAGTCAAAATCAGAAAAGCAGGTGTCAAAATCCATGAGGTTTATTCACCCTTTCCTGTACATGGATTAGATGAGGTTCTTGGGTATAAAAGGAGCCGTTTGCCCATTGCAGCCTTCCTTTTTGGATTGTTGGGGACAATTCTGGCTTTGACCATGCAGTTTTACATGATGAAATTTGATTGGCCAATGATTATCGGGGGAAAGGATTTTGCTGCCGTCCCTTCATTTATCCCTGTGACCTTTGAAATGACAGTTCTTTTGGCTGCATTTGGAATGGTTGGGGTTTTCCTGATATCAAGCAATCTTAAGCCTTGGGGACAACCAAAAATATTTGATTTAAGAATCACTGATGATAAGCATGTTTTGGCTATTGACTTAGCAGTAAATGCTAATTTTGGTGAGGAAAAACTTAGGGAAGTACTTAAATCAGCAGATGCTTCAGAGGTAAATAAAAAAAGTTTCGAATAGGTAATAGGAGAATATGAAAATCAGACACTTTATATATTTAATCGGTTTTGTAACAATGTCTTTTGTGATGTTGTCATGTGGGGCCTCAGGGGACGACCCTGGTTATGAATTTGCTCCTCAAATGTACAATTCAGTGGCCTATGAACCCTTGAATCAAATTGTAAATGAAGATGAAGGAAGCTGGCTTTCTTCAAGGGAAGATGGGAAGGGTGAATTTTTCAACAGCAATATCAATAATCCTTACAGGATGAACATGAGAGAACCTGTTGCGAATACAGTTCCAAGAACCAAGGATGGTTCACTTCCATATAGATTGAAGGCTTTTGAATTGGAGGCTGCTGCTTTAAATGAGAACCCAATCGAACTTTCAGACAAAGTTCTGGCAGAAGGCAAAGTATTGTACACCCAATATTGCGCTACTTGTCATGGTCCTGGAGGAGAGGGTGATGGAAAAGCCGGTGAAGTTGTTGGCGGGGTAGCCAATTTGAAAGGTGGCGCATACATCAATTTACCTGAAGGACATATCTTTCATGTGATAATGAAGGGCAAAGGAAGAATGGGAGCCCATGGTTCTCAAATCCCTCAAGAAAGAATTTGGAAAATTGTTCATTATGTCAAACAAGAAATTCAAAAACAATAATCATGGCGCACGGTACAACAAATTATAATTTGGATCAAAAATTTGATTTTACAGCTGCGCTGAAAAAATCAATCCTCATGACCTTGGCTATAGGTGCAGTTATTTTGGCTGTGGGAATCATCTTGGCAATGACGGGAGGTCATGAACATGCAGAAGGAGATGGCCATGCATTTCATTGGTATGAGAGGCTTTTTGCCAATATCTGGATCAATAATGTCTATTTTACAGGCATTTCTGTTATTGGCGTTTTCTTCTTTGCTATCCAATATGCTGCCCAAGCGGGATGGTCTGTAGCTTTGAAGAGAATTATGTTATCTTTTGGCTACTGGTTGCCGATAGCAGGTGTCTTAATGATTGGAAGTTTCTTTTTGATTAACCATGATATTTTCCATTGGACACATTCCTATTTATTTGATAAATCAAGCCCCGAGTTCGATTATATCATTGATGGCAAAGGGTCTTATTTCTACTGGCCGTTGGAGAAAGGGACTTTCCCATTGTTCTTTGTTATCAGGATGGTATTGTTTTTTGGATTTTGGGTTTTCTTCTTCAATAAACTGAAATCCTTATCCTATGAAGAAGATCTTCAGGGAGGAACTCAATATTTCTTTAGATTAAGAAAGTGGTCAGCAATATTTTTGATATTCTTTGCTGTATCTTCTTCTGTATCTGCTTGGGACTGGGTGTTGTCAATAGATACCCATTGGTTCTCTACCATGTTTGGTTGGTATGTTTTTTCGTCTTGGTTTGTTGCTGGTTTGTCGGCTATCACTTTAGTCACTCTCTTTCTTAAGGGCAAAGGATATCTTGAAATGGTGAATGAAAACCATATTCATGATTTGGGTAAATTCGTGTTCGCGTTTTCAATATTTTGGACATATATCTGGTTTTCCCAGTTTTTATTGATCTATTATGCAAACATTCCTGAAGAGACTTTTTACTTTGTAGAAAGACTCCAGAGTGATGTGTATAGCCCGTTCATTTTTGTAAATCTAGGTTTAAACTTCTTCCTACCTTTCCTTGTTCTTATGACACGTGATGCAAAAAGACATGGAATATTTCTTAAATTGGTTTGTTCCTTGATTATCTTAGGTCATTGGTTTGATTTCTTCCTAATGATTCAGCCAGGGACTCTTGGTCAAAATGGAGGTTTTGGCTTAATGGAAATAGGTATGTTATTGGTATATGGTTCTGCTTTTGTTTTTGTTGTCATGAGCAATCTTTCCAAAAGAAATCTAATTGCCAAAAATCATCCTATGTTGGAAGAAAGTTATCATCATCACATTTAATTATCCGAAAAATTTAAAATTATGTACGGATTACTAATTACAGTAGGTATAATATTATTACTGTCCATAATTTGGATGGTTTACAGGATTCAGACGCTTGTTTCTGTAGTAAAAGGTAGTGATAAGAAAATTGCTTCAGGAAGTAATAAAATCAATGCCTTCCTATTTATCGTTTTCCTTGTAGGTGGTGGTGGTTGGATGATTTGGTATTCCATTAAAGAATTTGACAATTATCAGCTTCCGATTGCTTCTGAACACGGAATTGTAACTGACCAGTTGTTTTGGATTACAATGGCGATAACGGGTATAGTGTTTTTAATTACACATGTACTCTTATTTTGGTTTCCCTATAAATATCAATATACAGAAACCAGAAAAGCTTCTTTCTATCCCGATAACAATAAATTAGAACTTATTTGGACTATAGTTCCAGCGTTTGTTCTTGCAGCCCTCGTTATAGGTGGGTGGAAAGCTTGGTCTGATATTACAAAACCTGCTCCCGAAAATTCACATGTAGTCGAATTAATGGGTTATCAGTTTGCTTGGGAGGTGCGCTATCCGGGTTTGGACAATGTCTTGGGAGAAAATGATTATAGACTTACCAATGCATCAAATGTATCAGGTGTAGATTTCTCAGATAAGAATTCATTCGATGATTTCTCTTCACCTGTGGTAATTATTCCTAAAGGTGAACCTGTGTTGTTCAGAATTCGGGCTAGAGATGTTTTACACTCTGTTTTTGCTCCTCATATGAGATTGAAAATGGATGCAGTGCCCGGAATGCCAACGAGGTTTTGGTTTACAGCTACCAAAACGACTGAAGAGATGAGAGCTGAATTGGGCGATCCTGAATTTGTTTATGAAATAGCTTGTACAGAGATATGCGGACGAGGTCACAATGCCATGAGAAGGGAATTGAGAGTGGTCGAGCCTGATGAATACAGAAAGTGGATGTCAGAGCAAAAACCTTACATAGTCAATAATCCTGCTTTGGTTTCTGACCTACCCACTGAATTAAAAGAACTGGCTGATATTACTATCAGTGAATATAAGAAGTAATTAAATTATATCATTATTATGGCAACAGCTCATACTGCTACACACAGTGATACTTCTCATGATCATCATGATCATGAACATCACGAGAACTTTATTACAAAGTATATTTTCACTCAGGACCATAAAATGATCGGTAAACAGTTTCTGATTACCGGGATGTTTTGGGCAATAATCGGTGGTTTATTATCCTTGATTTTCAGGCTTCAATTAGGTTTTCCTGAAATGGATTTAGGATGGTTAAGACCCGTTTTAGGTGGGTGGATATCTCCTGATGGCAAATTAGATCCTGAGTTTTATTTAGCTCTTGTAACCATGCATGGAACCATTATGGTGTTCTTTGTACTTACAGCTGGATTGAGCGGTACTTTTTCCAATTTCCTGATTCCCTTGCAAATTGGAGCTAGAGATATGGCGTCCGGATTTATGAACATGCTATCTTACTGGTTCTTCTTTTTATCAGGAGTAATCATGTTTATTTCCTTGTTCATAGAAACTGGACCTGCTTCTGGTGGTTGGGTGGTTTACCCCCCTCTATCTGCATTGGAACAAGCAATGCCTGGGTCTGGTTTGGGAATGACTCTTTGGCTGATAGCCATGACTTTCTTTATAGCTTCATCTTTATTGGGAGGGATTAATTATATCACTACTGTAATTAATCTAAGAACTAAAGGAATGTCATTTTCGAAGCTTCCTTTGACCATTTGGGCGTTTTTCCTAACTGCGATTATTGGATTACTTTCATTCCCTGTTTTATTTTCAGCAGCGCTTTTGTTGGTGTTTGATAGAAGTTTTGGTACAAGTTTCTACCTTTCTGATATTTACATCGGAGGAGAAGCATTGCCAAATACAGGAGGAAGTCCTGTCCTTTACCAGCATTTATTCTGGTTTTTAGGACACCCTGAAGTATATATTGTATTGTTGCCGGCATTAGGTATCACCTCAGAAATTATTGCCACAAATTCAAGAAAACCTATCTTCGGTTATAAGG
This window of the Aquiflexum balticum DSM 16537 genome carries:
- a CDS encoding TAT-variant-translocated molybdopterin oxidoreductase; the encoded protein is MKENKKTYWKGLEELTNDPEFVKNADREFPEMPSSLNSEEGPSRRDFLKLMGFSLAAASLAACEAPVRKAIPYVNKPVDINPSIPNYYASTFSSGGDYASVVVKTREGRPIKIDGNALSPINKGGVNAIVEASVLSLYDKERLSGPHINGEKVEWSALDSEVKSKLASAGQVKIVSNTVLSPSTQLTLNQLAEKFGADIITYDPLSNFGISSAAKTTYGVDGLPSYHFDKASVIVSFGADFLGTWISPIEFAKQYSKGRKISKEKPVMSRHFQFESTLSLTGANADYRTPIKPSQSGLAVLSLYNSLAKQAGGPTVSGPAVEVEYLEKAAKELWANRGKSLVVSGSNDPNVQIVINAINDLLQNNGVTVDFSKPSYYRKGDDAKMNQFVADLNAGRIGGVIFYNCNPVYDFAKGAEIAEGLSKVKVSVATNGTMDETASLVQYIAPDHHYLESWNDFNPKNGEYSLSQPVISPLFSTRQAQESFLVWSDSGVNYYDSLQENWKSTLFASQTEITGFQEFWDRSLFNGVYSVPSESSAVEGFADISVAASAVSKAYKASSEGVELSIYTKVGIGNGTFANNPWLQEMSDPISKATWDNYLTVSQKWANENGLKMAEGATRKAKITVGGKSLIVPIMVQPGQAYGTIGLALGYGRVKAGKVANGVGVNAYELLDSTKGFVNFDITEGVSVELLADTYKIAQTQTHQTYMDREYVIQEATLPEYKENASAGRYHPKVYMEGEFVKPSKISLWKGHQYSQHHWGLAIDMNSCIGCGACTVACQVENNVSVVGKQEVLNRREMAWLRIDRYYSSPEGASTNKELETAAENPEVTFQPMMCQHCNNAPCETVCPVAATTHSSEGLNQMTYNRCIGTRYCANNCPYKVRRFNWFKYHDNKDFATVNVAQNDDMGKMVLNPDVTVRARGVIEKCSMCVQRIQSGKLTAKREGRKVQDGEITTACATACPTEAIVFGDMNDTNSRITKMLKIQEDTTSAMKEVNEERAYHVIEYLNVSPNVWYFTKIRNKDKSEA
- the nrfD gene encoding NrfD/PsrC family molybdoenzyme membrane anchor subunit: MQVTSSVREPLITGGKTLKDVTHDISRQVEGKPSMSWLLAFLVSVGALVLGFLALAATLWEGIGMWGLNKTVGWAWDITNFVWWVGIGHAGTLISAVLLLFRQKWRMAINRAAEAMTIFAVICAAMFPIIHMGRPWLGAYWALPLPNTFGSLWVNFNSPLLWDVFAISTYFSVSLVFWYVSLVPDFATIRDRATGIRKSIYGALALGWDGAAKTWSRFEAVALILAGLATPLVLSVHTIVSFDFATSVIPGWHTTIFPPYFVAGAIFSGFAMVLTLMIVTRKVFHLEDYITIGHIELMNIVIIITGSIVGIAYITEFFMAWYSGVAAEQYAFVNRMFGPYWWAYWTMMTCNVISPQLFWIKKIRTSIVATFILSLVVNTGMWFERFVIIVTSLHRDFLPSSWAMFYPTLSDVGVYLFTFGLFFTFFFLFAKFFPVINMFEVKSILKSSSKKINK
- a CDS encoding DUF3341 domain-containing protein, translating into MERDKNFILGVYEDEDVLMDAVVKIRKAGVKIHEVYSPFPVHGLDEVLGYKRSRLPIAAFLFGLLGTILALTMQFYMMKFDWPMIIGGKDFAAVPSFIPVTFEMTVLLAAFGMVGVFLISSNLKPWGQPKIFDLRITDDKHVLAIDLAVNANFGEEKLREVLKSADASEVNKKSFE
- a CDS encoding c-type cytochrome, with the translated sequence MKIRHFIYLIGFVTMSFVMLSCGASGDDPGYEFAPQMYNSVAYEPLNQIVNEDEGSWLSSREDGKGEFFNSNINNPYRMNMREPVANTVPRTKDGSLPYRLKAFELEAAALNENPIELSDKVLAEGKVLYTQYCATCHGPGGEGDGKAGEVVGGVANLKGGAYINLPEGHIFHVIMKGKGRMGAHGSQIPQERIWKIVHYVKQEIQKQ
- a CDS encoding quinol:cytochrome C oxidoreductase, producing the protein MAHGTTNYNLDQKFDFTAALKKSILMTLAIGAVILAVGIILAMTGGHEHAEGDGHAFHWYERLFANIWINNVYFTGISVIGVFFFAIQYAAQAGWSVALKRIMLSFGYWLPIAGVLMIGSFFLINHDIFHWTHSYLFDKSSPEFDYIIDGKGSYFYWPLEKGTFPLFFVIRMVLFFGFWVFFFNKLKSLSYEEDLQGGTQYFFRLRKWSAIFLIFFAVSSSVSAWDWVLSIDTHWFSTMFGWYVFSSWFVAGLSAITLVTLFLKGKGYLEMVNENHIHDLGKFVFAFSIFWTYIWFSQFLLIYYANIPEETFYFVERLQSDVYSPFIFVNLGLNFFLPFLVLMTRDAKRHGIFLKLVCSLIILGHWFDFFLMIQPGTLGQNGGFGLMEIGMLLVYGSAFVFVVMSNLSKRNLIAKNHPMLEESYHHHI
- a CDS encoding cytochrome c oxidase subunit II, yielding MYGLLITVGIILLLSIIWMVYRIQTLVSVVKGSDKKIASGSNKINAFLFIVFLVGGGGWMIWYSIKEFDNYQLPIASEHGIVTDQLFWITMAITGIVFLITHVLLFWFPYKYQYTETRKASFYPDNNKLELIWTIVPAFVLAALVIGGWKAWSDITKPAPENSHVVELMGYQFAWEVRYPGLDNVLGENDYRLTNASNVSGVDFSDKNSFDDFSSPVVIIPKGEPVLFRIRARDVLHSVFAPHMRLKMDAVPGMPTRFWFTATKTTEEMRAELGDPEFVYEIACTEICGRGHNAMRRELRVVEPDEYRKWMSEQKPYIVNNPALVSDLPTELKELADITISEYKK
- a CDS encoding cytochrome c oxidase subunit I; its protein translation is MATAHTATHSDTSHDHHDHEHHENFITKYIFTQDHKMIGKQFLITGMFWAIIGGLLSLIFRLQLGFPEMDLGWLRPVLGGWISPDGKLDPEFYLALVTMHGTIMVFFVLTAGLSGTFSNFLIPLQIGARDMASGFMNMLSYWFFFLSGVIMFISLFIETGPASGGWVVYPPLSALEQAMPGSGLGMTLWLIAMTFFIASSLLGGINYITTVINLRTKGMSFSKLPLTIWAFFLTAIIGLLSFPVLFSAALLLVFDRSFGTSFYLSDIYIGGEALPNTGGSPVLYQHLFWFLGHPEVYIVLLPALGITSEIIATNSRKPIFGYKAMIISMLGITILSFVVWAHHMFVSGLNPFLGSIFMFLTLIIAIPSAVKVFNYLTTLWRGNLIFTPGMLFSIGLVSFFISGGLTGIFLGNSAIDIQLHDTYFVVAHFHLVMGSASFFGLMAGVYHWFPKMFGRMMDARLGYVHFWLTFVGVYLVFFPMHYIGIAGFPRRYYSWTGFEFSNMYTDLNMFVSIAAILTFGAQLIFLFNFFYSMYRGRVASLNPWRSTTLEWTTPLHPGHGNWPGEIPAVYRWPYDYSKPGAKEDFIPQTVPLSATPESNLPHEQELVKLEKEIIADEEAVLVANEAKES